From the genome of Bacteroidota bacterium:
CTCGGAGTTCGCTTTCGGTCGACACTGCCAAATGACCCTCCGCGTCTTCCGTCGAAATTGTCGGTTCGCTTTCTGTCTGTTGAACGACCGGATGTTCCAAATCGATCGCGCGGTTTTCCGGATTTTCCAAATCGGTCATTCGGCTTTCCGGAACGTCTGTCGTCAAAGGAACCTGTTCGTCTATTGTCTGGTTTTCCGGTTCGCTTACGCTCAAATGAACTTCCTGTACTTCCGGTTCGCTCAGGTTTGTCAAATCTGTCGGACTTGAAACGAGAGGTTCCTCCGGTTGTACCGAATTTTGATCCTGGCCTTCGGAAACGTTTGTCTCCAAATGATCCTGTTCGACTATCACTGGAAGCACCGCTTCGTTTTCGTGGAGCGCCGCTTCGTTCGGTTGATCGACCTCTATCACCCCCGTCATTTCGTCTGTTACCAAATTGCTTTCTGATGATCGTTCTCCTTCTTCAATGTTTTTATTTTCCACGGGAATCGGCGTTTGTTCCGTTTCCGCTTCCTGTTTCTCCTTGCGCCGATTCTCTTCTTTCACTTCATCCGGTACCTTGATTTTCGGTCCTCGCTGCGGTTTGTTTTTGGATCCTTCATTTCCATCCAACTTCTTTTCCAGATCTTCTTTGAACTCCAACTCCTGCTGTTCGGCAAGAAGGCGGCGGTCAACTTCCAATTCTGTTTCATTAATCAATTCTGATATCTCACGCGGTTTCGGCAAATCAGTAAGATCATTGAGTCCAAAATGTTCCAAAAATTTTTGCGTAGTACCGTACAATAATGGACGACCTGGAGTATTTGCCCGACCGGTGATGTGAATGAGATCTTTCTCCAACAATGCGTTAATGATATAATCGACATTCACACCGCGAATAAATTCAACTTCTCCTTTAGCGATCGGCTGTTTATAAGCGATGATTGCAAGTGTTTCCACTGCCGTCGGGGATAAACGACGGCGTGCTTTTTCTTTCGCAAGTTTTCCAACCCAGGATGAAAATTGTTCTTGAGTGGCGTATGTAAACCCGCCGGCAATTTCGATGATACGAAATCCGCTCCCCATTTTGCCATATCCCCGATTTAGATCAGCAACGGCTTTACGGATAATCTCTGCATTCACAATAAGATGTTCAGCGGGAGGCAACTCCTTGTTCACATCGTCCGTTATGGCACGAAGGAACCGCACCGTCATCGGCTCATCACTGGCAAAGATGAGTGCTTCGATGATGTTCTTCAACTCGGTCGAAACAACGATTTCTTCCATTATTCCTTCCGCTTTGATCTCTGCTTGTGCTTCACTCATACGTTTCTTCTCCGATTGTGATCGGTCCGAACGGTTAATGATAAATTAATATGTTGAATCGGGCAATACGATCGCTGTTGCGTCGCTCACCTTGATAATCGTAATATCGGTATACGGATCGTATTGGTTGATGGCAATAATATTCTGTTTCATCAATTCCAGGATTGCTATAAACGTCACCACAATGCGGATTTTTTCGTTCATCGAAAACACAATGTCAAAAAAAGATACCTCTTTTTTGTCTTTGAAGAAATTTACAATGAACTGCATCTGTTCATCAAGCGATACGTTTAATTTGTTGATCTCGTGTACATGTTTGCGGGGCATTTTGTTCACTGCAAACTGAAATGCTGCAATCAGATCAAACAACGTCACGTCACGGATAATATCATCGTCATTTTCTTCTTCGATAACTATGGGATCGTGCTCAAAATTGCCGCGATACGCCAATTTTTTATGCTGTATCTGCCTGCGCTCAAGTTCTTCCGCCATCTCTTTCCAGCGCTTATATTCCAACAGCCGACGAACAAGTTCCGCGCGTGGATCGAACTCCTCTTCTCCTTCACCGTCTGGGCGCGGCAGCAGCATCTGCGCTTTTATCTGCATCAACTCCGCCGCCGTCACAATAAACTCTCCGGCAATATCCAGATTCAATTCCTGCAGATATTGAAGGTATTGCAAAAACTCTTTTGTAATTTTCGCTATTGGAATATCATAAATATCCAATTCATCTCTTTTAATAAAAAAGAGAAGAAGATCCAGTGGGCCTTCAAAATCTGATAATTTTACTCTGTATGCTTTATCCATTGTCGGTTATGTGCTATCCGATCTTCATCACTTGACGCACTTCCTGCATTGTTTCATTCGCAATTCTTTTGGCACGGGCTTCCCCATCATGCAACACAAATTTTACTTCTACAGGATTATTCTCGTAGTATGCACGTTTCTCACGAAACGGAGCCAGGGTTTCCGCAAT
Proteins encoded in this window:
- a CDS encoding segregation/condensation protein A, with translation MDKAYRVKLSDFEGPLDLLLFFIKRDELDIYDIPIAKITKEFLQYLQYLQELNLDIAGEFIVTAAELMQIKAQMLLPRPDGEGEEEFDPRAELVRRLLEYKRWKEMAEELERRQIQHKKLAYRGNFEHDPIVIEEENDDDIIRDVTLFDLIAAFQFAVNKMPRKHVHEINKLNVSLDEQMQFIVNFFKDKKEVSFFDIVFSMNEKIRIVVTFIAILELMKQNIIAINQYDPYTDITIIKVSDATAIVLPDSTY
- the scpB gene encoding SMC-Scp complex subunit ScpB, translating into MSEAQAEIKAEGIMEEIVVSTELKNIIEALIFASDEPMTVRFLRAITDDVNKELPPAEHLIVNAEIIRKAVADLNRGYGKMGSGFRIIEIAGGFTYATQEQFSSWVGKLAKEKARRRLSPTAVETLAIIAYKQPIAKGEVEFIRGVNVDYIINALLEKDLIHITGRANTPGRPLLYGTTQKFLEHFGLNDLTDLPKPREISELINETELEVDRRLLAEQQELEFKEDLEKKLDGNEGSKNKPQRGPKIKVPDEVKEENRRKEKQEAETEQTPIPVENKNIEEGERSSESNLVTDEMTGVIEVDQPNEAALHENEAVLPVIVEQDHLETNVSEGQDQNSVQPEEPLVSSPTDLTNLSEPEVQEVHLSVSEPENQTIDEQVPLTTDVPESRMTDLENPENRAIDLEHPVVQQTESEPTISTEDAEGHLAVSTESELRGQELQEGTIPGGQQPDQPSQTGWSKWKSKVKTFFQKLFA